The Aminithiophilus ramosus genome contains a region encoding:
- a CDS encoding NlpC/P60 family N-terminal domain-containing protein, which translates to MTTRNHLHPLAWSTFRCLIILQLLACFSLRGGRGPAWALADLDRIPQDPRFLVQADEAEKRLLSPEAQAEKADDYLRRHFDPWRRAEARHSAREAFWALDRYEKRPAWGENLQLRDPSWLEDLAALCDRGNYPSRAERAVAVDNLALRGLPSDRPHFNDPALAGEGYPFDNLQNSAVWAGTPLLVTHASSDGSWLHVEAPFAAGWVHPSQIAYVDEAFVRTFMAGPFAVVAVDDLAVKDREGLHRFRAQTGTLLPLVRADAWRLTVRVPFGDGRGEAHLAEAVIGRGKALPFPHPLTPWKVATLASRLAGQSYGWGGLYGNRDCSALTRDLFTPFGLWLPRNSGGQRQTGHVVGLEGLSPEEKAAVIVARGRPFASLVAMAGHVMVYVGQREGKPLVFHNLWGIRTLDRAGVAGRHVIGRAVVTTLEAGRELPLVAPGGLLIDRVTELILLTDDREKDRGP; encoded by the coding sequence GTGACGACGAGAAACCACCTGCACCCCTTGGCCTGGAGCACGTTCCGGTGCCTCATTATACTCCAGCTGCTTGCCTGTTTCTCCCTCCGGGGCGGAAGGGGGCCCGCCTGGGCTCTGGCCGACCTCGATCGAATCCCCCAGGACCCCCGCTTCCTCGTTCAGGCCGACGAGGCCGAGAAGAGACTCCTCTCCCCCGAGGCCCAGGCCGAAAAAGCCGATGACTACCTCCGGCGCCACTTCGATCCCTGGCGCCGTGCCGAGGCCCGCCACAGTGCCCGGGAGGCCTTCTGGGCACTGGACCGTTACGAAAAGAGACCGGCCTGGGGAGAGAACCTTCAGCTCCGCGACCCGTCCTGGCTGGAGGACCTCGCCGCCCTCTGCGACAGGGGCAACTACCCCAGCCGGGCGGAACGGGCCGTCGCCGTCGACAACCTGGCCCTCCGAGGACTCCCCTCCGACCGTCCCCACTTCAACGACCCCGCTCTGGCCGGAGAGGGCTACCCCTTCGACAACCTTCAGAACTCGGCCGTCTGGGCCGGAACGCCCCTTCTCGTCACCCACGCCTCGTCGGACGGCTCCTGGCTCCACGTCGAGGCACCCTTCGCCGCAGGCTGGGTCCACCCCTCTCAGATCGCCTATGTCGACGAGGCCTTCGTCAGGACCTTCATGGCAGGGCCCTTCGCCGTCGTCGCCGTCGACGACCTCGCCGTGAAGGACAGAGAGGGCCTCCACCGCTTCCGGGCCCAGACGGGAACGCTCCTCCCTCTCGTCAGGGCCGACGCCTGGCGCCTCACCGTCCGGGTCCCCTTCGGCGACGGACGGGGCGAGGCCCACCTGGCCGAGGCCGTCATCGGGCGGGGTAAGGCCCTTCCCTTCCCTCACCCCCTGACGCCGTGGAAGGTGGCCACTCTGGCCTCGCGCCTCGCCGGCCAGAGCTACGGATGGGGCGGCCTCTACGGAAACCGCGACTGCTCGGCCCTGACGCGCGATCTTTTCACCCCCTTCGGACTCTGGCTGCCGCGCAACTCGGGCGGACAGAGGCAGACAGGCCACGTCGTCGGCCTCGAGGGGCTCTCGCCCGAGGAGAAGGCGGCGGTCATCGTCGCAAGAGGCCGTCCCTTCGCCTCTCTCGTCGCCATGGCGGGCCACGTCATGGTCTACGTCGGCCAGAGGGAGGGGAAACCCCTCGTCTTCCACAACCTCTGGGGGATCAGAACGCTCGACAGGGCGGGCGTCGCCGGACGGCACGTCATCGGCCGGGCCGTCGTCACCACTCTCGAGGCGGGCCGGGAACTGCCCCTCGTCGCCCCCGGAGGCCTTCTCATCGATCGCGTCACCGAGCTGATCCTTCTGACGGATGACAGGGAGAAGGATAGAGGTCCCTGA
- a CDS encoding Na+/H+ antiporter subunit E, which yields MLVSPVKPFALGAALFLVWLATTGRLDLPFVLLGLLVCVVVVHLTWSTFFAGAHDFSLRGKPWPRFRLLRLLRYPFFFLAELLSATWEVALLALRPTVDLHPAIVRFESVLHNRTALVLLANQVTLTPGTLTIDADVNDHSLFVHVLDLGQEGLDGVDRDVRTLEDEMRRVVR from the coding sequence TTGCTCGTAAGCCCCGTCAAGCCTTTCGCTCTCGGAGCTGCCCTCTTTCTGGTCTGGCTGGCGACGACAGGCCGTCTCGATCTTCCCTTCGTCCTTCTGGGCCTGCTCGTCTGCGTCGTCGTCGTTCATCTCACCTGGTCGACCTTTTTCGCCGGAGCCCACGATTTTTCCCTGCGGGGAAAGCCCTGGCCCCGATTCCGCCTTCTGCGCCTCCTCCGCTACCCCTTCTTCTTTCTCGCCGAGCTCCTCTCGGCCACATGGGAAGTGGCCCTCCTGGCCCTGAGACCCACCGTCGACCTGCACCCGGCCATCGTCCGATTCGAAAGCGTCCTTCACAACAGGACGGCCCTGGTTCTTCTGGCCAATCAGGTCACGCTCACGCCGGGGACGTTGACCATCGACGCCGACGTCAACGATCACAGCCTTTTCGTCCACGTCCTCGACCTGGGCCAGGAGGGGCTCGACGGGGTGGACCGCGACGTCCGGACATTGGAAGATGAGATGAGGAGGGTCGTCCGATGA
- a CDS encoding monovalent cation/H+ antiporter complex subunit F: MTDIVLWGLLLTAALGFWRVVVGPTIPDRIVAADTLSTLLTTFIVLLGLRFRNAVFLDIALAFAVLSFADVLIMAKYFEHGELHR; this comes from the coding sequence ATGACGGACATCGTCCTCTGGGGCCTTCTTCTCACGGCGGCCCTGGGTTTCTGGCGCGTCGTCGTCGGCCCCACGATCCCCGACCGGATCGTGGCCGCCGACACCCTTTCGACGCTTCTGACGACTTTCATCGTCCTCCTGGGCCTCCGCTTCCGCAACGCCGTCTTCCTCGACATCGCCCTGGCCTTCGCCGTCCTCTCCTTCGCCGACGTCCTCATCATGGCCAAGTACTTCGAACACGGGGAGCTCCATCGATGA
- the mnhG gene encoding monovalent cation/H(+) antiporter subunit G, which translates to MTALLDGLVAFLMLSGLFFAFASVVGVIRFPDVYTRLHASTKALSGGALLILLGTALKTALFGNGPATVKILLIAGFLLATNPLASHAIARACYRHGIVPRGTVDDYGKRLKGDRP; encoded by the coding sequence ATGACGGCTCTTCTCGACGGTCTCGTCGCCTTCCTCATGCTCTCGGGCCTTTTTTTCGCCTTCGCCTCCGTCGTGGGCGTCATCCGCTTTCCCGACGTCTACACCCGCCTTCACGCCTCGACGAAGGCCCTCTCGGGAGGCGCCCTTCTGATCCTCCTCGGCACGGCCCTGAAGACGGCCCTTTTCGGGAACGGACCGGCGACGGTCAAGATCCTTCTCATCGCCGGCTTCCTCCTGGCCACGAACCCCCTGGCCTCCCACGCCATCGCCCGGGCCTGCTACCGTCACGGCATCGTCCCCCGAGGAACCGTCGACGATTACGGCAAGAGGCTGAAAGGAGACCGCCCGTGA
- a CDS encoding Na(+)/H(+) antiporter subunit B yields MSLPFFAFLCLFLVVTAVTAAEASDMLSAVIALSVFGVLMATLFVILQAPDVALTQAIINSGLVTSLFLVAYSQTQKRGDDLDRDGDR; encoded by the coding sequence GTGAGCCTTCCCTTCTTCGCCTTCCTCTGCCTTTTCCTCGTCGTCACGGCCGTCACGGCCGCCGAGGCCTCGGACATGCTCAGCGCCGTCATCGCCCTCTCCGTCTTCGGCGTTCTCATGGCCACCCTCTTCGTCATCCTTCAGGCCCCCGACGTGGCCCTCACCCAGGCCATCATCAACTCGGGCCTCGTCACCTCCCTCTTCCTCGTCGCCTACAGCCAGACCCAGAAGAGGGGCGACGACCTCGACAGGGACGGCGACCGATGA
- the mbhE gene encoding hydrogen gas-evolving membrane-bound hydrogenase subunit E: MRGRDFQKLGALALALTLGGWLWRGVTLSPYQGITGPAARYILRTAEETGASNVVAAILFDYRGFDTLGEASVIYTTVCGVALLFAKRRYRRSSHGLSFIVKRGMALLVPFILLYASSIIVMGHLSPGGGFQGGAVMATVTVLFCVVYGSSFEAARVNPKVKETIESLGALLFLVVGLVGLWAGGEFLSNGAAGFHLGTRGHLFSGGTIPLLNVAVGMKVGAGLSTLFYSMVKILEDPTESSPEVPS, translated from the coding sequence ATGAGAGGCAGAGACTTCCAGAAGCTGGGCGCCCTCGCCCTGGCCCTGACCCTGGGGGGCTGGCTCTGGCGGGGCGTGACGCTCAGCCCCTATCAGGGGATAACGGGACCGGCGGCCCGCTACATCCTCAGGACGGCCGAGGAGACGGGCGCCTCCAACGTCGTCGCCGCCATCCTCTTCGACTACCGCGGCTTCGACACCCTGGGCGAGGCCTCCGTCATCTACACCACCGTCTGCGGCGTGGCCCTCCTGTTCGCCAAACGGCGCTACCGGAGATCCTCTCACGGTCTCTCCTTCATCGTGAAGCGGGGCATGGCCCTCCTCGTCCCCTTCATCCTCCTCTACGCCTCGTCGATCATCGTCATGGGGCACCTCTCTCCCGGCGGCGGCTTCCAGGGCGGGGCCGTCATGGCCACCGTGACCGTCCTCTTCTGCGTCGTCTACGGATCGAGCTTCGAGGCGGCCCGGGTCAACCCGAAGGTGAAGGAGACCATCGAGTCGCTGGGAGCCCTGCTCTTCCTCGTCGTCGGTCTCGTCGGCCTCTGGGCCGGAGGGGAGTTCCTCTCCAACGGCGCCGCAGGCTTTCACCTGGGAACTCGGGGGCACCTTTTCAGCGGCGGAACGATTCCCCTCCTCAACGTCGCCGTGGGGATGAAGGTCGGGGCCGGCCTGTCCACCCTCTTCTACAGCATGGTCAAGATCCTCGAAGACCCGACGGAAAGCTCCCCGGAGGTGCCCTCCTGA
- a CDS encoding sodium:proton antiporter: MTLLSLSYGTAIVVFAIGLYTLLSKRNLFKTVIALSLMEGGVLLLITASGYVPGGVPALLPFLGAEPVNPLPHSFTLTAIVIGAADVALALAFIIKIHRRYGTVDIDRIRGLRG; encoded by the coding sequence ATGACCCTTCTGAGCCTCAGCTACGGCACGGCCATCGTCGTCTTCGCCATCGGCCTCTACACGCTCCTCTCCAAGAGGAACCTCTTCAAGACCGTCATCGCCCTCTCTCTCATGGAGGGCGGCGTCCTGCTCCTCATCACCGCCTCGGGCTACGTGCCCGGAGGCGTCCCGGCCCTTCTCCCCTTTCTCGGAGCCGAACCCGTCAACCCCCTGCCCCACTCCTTCACCCTGACGGCCATCGTCATCGGAGCCGCCGACGTCGCCCTGGCCCTGGCTTTCATCATCAAGATCCACCGCCGCTACGGCACCGTCGACATCGACAGGATCAGGGGACTTCGGGGATGA